A genomic stretch from Sulfurimonas sediminis includes:
- a CDS encoding glycosyltransferase family 2 protein has translation MIIKKIALIMWNERGENPFRIVVKSYARYRKHGWSGMLLRLEKELQRVNLSAVNHSNQTSDYAKWIARNENDILQTSPLQKRPLVSIVTPTYNTPKRYLQEMLESVLAQTYTNWELCIADDASTKSETLEVLQEYENKYANIQVVYRKTNGHISEASNSALSLASGEYVAFLDHDDTLAPNALYEMVKKLNENPKLKLIYSDEDKIDEKSNRFNPHFKSGWNPDMFFSQNYICHLVFLQKEVVDTIGGFRKGYEGSQDYDLLLRSLHVIKYDEIDRVEKILYHWRAIEGSTAYGSGEKAYAHQAGLKALQDYFHTKDKEITVEDGKLPNTYKVNYPVKNRPLVSILIPTRDGYDILRKCVESIIDKTTYPNYEIIILNNETTCKQTLSYLKKIQMYQNVTVLAYHKAFNYSEINNYGVFKSRGDIIAFVNNDIEVVTEHWLDEMVSHACRKEIGAVGAKLYYDEGTVQHGGVVLGIGGVAGHAHKHFEHNAYGYFSRLQIVQNYSAATAACLVVRKELFVEVGGLNAEKLTVAFNDVDFCLKLQKKGYRNLWTPYAQLNHYESKSRGSEDTDEKKRRFEQEVLYMKKKWNKTLMNDRYYNKNLTKKHENFGINI, from the coding sequence ATGATCATAAAAAAGATAGCATTGATAATGTGGAATGAACGGGGGGAAAATCCCTTTCGTATAGTGGTAAAATCTTATGCCCGTTATAGAAAACATGGGTGGAGTGGTATGCTTTTGCGTTTAGAGAAAGAACTTCAAAGAGTGAACCTCTCTGCAGTAAATCACAGCAATCAAACAAGCGATTATGCAAAATGGATAGCACGAAACGAAAACGACATTTTGCAAACATCCCCTCTGCAAAAGAGGCCGCTTGTCTCTATAGTTACACCAACATACAACACACCAAAGCGTTATCTGCAGGAGATGCTGGAGTCTGTTTTGGCACAGACATATACAAACTGGGAACTTTGCATCGCTGATGATGCTTCAACAAAAAGTGAAACCTTGGAAGTGCTCCAGGAATATGAGAACAAATACGCAAACATACAGGTAGTTTACCGCAAAACAAACGGCCATATATCTGAAGCTTCAAACTCGGCACTGTCCCTGGCCTCCGGAGAGTATGTAGCATTTTTGGACCATGACGACACTCTGGCACCGAATGCTCTTTATGAAATGGTCAAAAAACTCAACGAAAACCCAAAACTCAAACTCATCTACTCTGATGAAGACAAAATAGATGAAAAGTCAAACAGATTTAACCCCCACTTTAAGTCCGGATGGAATCCCGATATGTTTTTTTCCCAGAACTACATCTGCCATTTGGTCTTTTTACAAAAAGAGGTAGTAGATACCATAGGCGGTTTTCGCAAAGGCTATGAAGGGAGCCAGGATTATGACCTGCTTTTAAGATCTTTACATGTAATAAAGTATGATGAGATAGACCGAGTGGAGAAGATTTTGTACCACTGGAGAGCCATAGAAGGTTCGACTGCTTACGGAAGCGGAGAAAAAGCGTATGCCCATCAAGCAGGTTTAAAGGCACTGCAGGATTATTTTCATACCAAAGACAAAGAGATAACTGTTGAAGACGGAAAGTTGCCAAATACATACAAAGTGAACTACCCTGTAAAGAACAGGCCTCTGGTGAGCATTCTCATCCCGACACGAGACGGCTATGATATACTGCGCAAATGCGTAGAGAGCATCATAGACAAAACAACATACCCAAACTATGAAATAATAATCCTCAATAACGAGACTACATGTAAGCAAACCTTGTCATACCTGAAAAAGATACAAATGTATCAAAATGTAACAGTACTTGCATATCACAAAGCATTTAATTATTCGGAAATTAACAACTATGGTGTTTTTAAGTCTCGCGGAGATATAATTGCATTTGTTAATAATGACATAGAAGTTGTGACAGAACATTGGCTTGATGAAATGGTATCGCATGCATGCAGAAAAGAGATAGGTGCCGTGGGTGCCAAACTCTACTATGATGAAGGCACTGTTCAGCATGGGGGAGTTGTCCTTGGCATAGGCGGAGTTGCCGGTCACGCACATAAACATTTTGAGCACAATGCCTATGGCTACTTTTCGAGACTTCAGATAGTTCAGAACTACTCAGCAGCAACTGCTGCATGTCTTGTAGTAAGAAAGGAGTTGTTTGTTGAAGTGGGTGGTTTGAATGCAGAGAAACTGACGGTTGCTTTTAATGATGTGGATTTTTGCCTCAAACTGCAAAAAAAAGGGTATAGAAACCTCTGGACACCTTATGCCCAACTGAATCATTATGAGTCTAAAAGTCGTGGGTCTGAAGATACAGACGAAAAAAAGAGAAGATTTGAACAGGAAGTTTTATATATGAAAAAAAAGTGGAATAAAACATTGATGAACGACAGATACTACAACAAAAACTTAACAAAAAAGCATGAAAATTTTGGAATCAACATCTAA
- a CDS encoding capsule biosynthesis protein yields MNDIGTIKHKNILFLQGPMGNFFKKVDDLFAKQGATTYKMGFNMGDSFFSNHTNYIPYRDKPENFSQFIKNFLIKQRIDKIFLFGDCRFYQRTAIKTAIELNVDIFVFEEGYIRPNYITMERYGVNDFSKISRERAFYEKLDLEEVPEAQNVHYSQFQMVSSAVLYYLVSNIFQKRYPHYIHHRDFSAMKEAFFGVRSFIRKLIYPLFEHQYKKIVATELSKKYFFVPLQTHNDFQVLEHSEYKSVEKFIIEILESFAHARTSAWLVFKHHPVDRGRKNYTKFIKEQAKLLNIEKRVLVLYDTHLPTLLKNAIGTVTINSTVGLSSLYHNTPTITLGNAIYDIEGLTCKGMRLDDFWHKQDSPDTELLQKYKKFLIENTQLNGSFYGKLPKEFQVLKPQ; encoded by the coding sequence ATGAACGATATTGGTACAATTAAGCACAAAAACATACTTTTTTTACAGGGTCCAATGGGTAACTTTTTTAAGAAAGTGGATGATTTGTTTGCAAAACAAGGCGCAACAACCTATAAAATGGGTTTTAATATGGGTGACAGTTTTTTTTCAAACCATACAAATTATATTCCATACAGAGACAAACCGGAAAATTTTTCCCAATTTATAAAAAACTTTTTGATTAAGCAAAGAATTGACAAAATCTTTCTTTTTGGTGACTGTAGATTTTATCAAAGAACGGCTATAAAAACTGCCATAGAGTTGAATGTAGATATTTTTGTCTTTGAAGAAGGCTATATTCGCCCAAACTATATTACAATGGAACGCTATGGGGTCAATGACTTTAGTAAAATAAGCAGAGAAAGAGCATTTTACGAGAAGCTTGATTTGGAGGAAGTACCTGAAGCTCAAAATGTACATTATTCTCAGTTTCAGATGGTTTCAAGCGCTGTTTTATACTATCTTGTTTCTAATATCTTTCAAAAAAGATACCCTCACTATATTCATCACAGAGATTTTTCTGCGATGAAAGAGGCTTTTTTCGGTGTACGCAGTTTTATAAGAAAGCTTATATATCCTTTATTTGAACATCAATATAAAAAGATTGTTGCTACAGAACTTTCAAAAAAATACTTTTTTGTCCCCTTGCAGACACACAATGATTTTCAAGTTTTAGAGCACTCCGAGTACAAATCTGTTGAGAAGTTTATCATAGAGATACTTGAGTCTTTTGCGCATGCCAGGACATCTGCATGGCTTGTTTTTAAGCATCATCCTGTTGACAGAGGACGAAAAAACTATACAAAATTTATCAAAGAGCAAGCAAAACTTTTAAACATTGAAAAAAGAGTTTTAGTGCTTTATGACACCCATCTGCCGACACTTTTGAAAAATGCCATCGGAACCGTCACCATAAACAGTACCGTCGGACTCTCATCACTTTATCACAACACACCGACCATCACACTTGGCAATGCTATTTATGACATAGAGGGGCTTACATGTAAAGGTATGCGTTTGGATGATTTTTGGCACAAGCAGGACTCCCCCGATACGGAACTACTGCAGAAATACAAAAAATTTTTGATTGAAAACACACAACTCAACGGCAGTTTTTACGGAAAACTTCCAAAAGAGTTTCAAGTGTTAAAACCACAATAA
- a CDS encoding ABC transporter permease, whose product MIKRTSFTVFTSVIAALFLREIQTRFGTKKLGYLWAVIDPMVKVIMFSAMRLATGTNMQGIDLPVFLATGILTYNFFSALMTTSMTAFEGNRALFVYRQVKPVDTIFSRFFVEFLVMCATIILFISFGLYFGMDLSVKNFNMVIVAILWLGIFGFALGLLFAVINTFYETFGKIISFISMPLFLLSGMFYTVDSLPPLAQELILYNPVVHFIEMIHGNYFRVLNTDYVDYTYMMWWTVIPLFLGLFFYAKAEKKIIST is encoded by the coding sequence ATGATTAAAAGAACCTCTTTCACTGTTTTTACCTCTGTTATCGCTGCACTTTTTCTCAGAGAAATTCAAACAAGATTTGGCACCAAAAAGCTTGGCTATCTGTGGGCAGTTATAGACCCCATGGTCAAAGTCATTATGTTTTCTGCGATGCGTCTTGCTACAGGGACAAACATGCAGGGAATAGACTTGCCTGTATTTTTGGCAACAGGTATTTTAACCTATAATTTCTTTTCTGCACTTATGACCACCTCTATGACCGCTTTTGAAGGAAACAGAGCACTCTTTGTATACAGACAGGTAAAACCTGTCGATACGATATTTTCCCGTTTTTTTGTTGAGTTTTTGGTGATGTGCGCTACGATCATACTTTTTATCTCTTTTGGACTCTACTTTGGAATGGATTTAAGTGTAAAAAATTTCAACATGGTCATTGTGGCAATCCTCTGGCTTGGCATCTTTGGCTTTGCTTTGGGTCTGCTCTTTGCCGTCATAAACACTTTTTATGAGACATTCGGCAAAATCATCAGCTTTATTTCCATGCCGCTTTTTCTACTTTCGGGTATGTTTTATACGGTCGATTCCCTGCCTCCTCTCGCACAGGAGCTCATTTTATACAATCCTGTCGTCCATTTTATAGAGATGATACACGGAAATTATTTCAGGGTTTTAAATACAGACTATGTTGACTATACCTATATGATGTGGTGGACAGTGATTCCGCTTTTCCTGGGGCTCTTCTTTTACGCTAAAGCCGAAAAGAAGATTATTTCTACATGA
- a CDS encoding DUF3187 family protein gives MSNFIRISIFLLIAATEGLAENFTTPIHSTNQYTNQVLMYRPYTNTAVIQEDQHITMSISQSNIFQKSTNLLADFGLTTLDFIYTVPLTKNCEFSFEYPFYYVSRGFLDKPLDFVHTTLGITTTRENQGHIDNQLTYRVTNKIAKKNPYFASGNTQIEIKYLLYNKKKLSFAMNAGIKIPLGKPSDGFTNGKVDYMYGIALQKEYHSVAWVANAVLTYNGERRLSQEIVSKRVRYFFFLANQFSLKSLLPLTFFDRWKFLFAYQYLSAPYESQDKKFSSYSHFLQFALRNYLDKERYLELFFNQNTIPRNNEADVTFGLTYHF, from the coding sequence TTGTCTAATTTTATTCGCATATCAATTTTCCTGCTTATTGCAGCAACAGAAGGCTTGGCAGAGAACTTTACAACACCGATTCACTCTACCAACCAGTATACAAATCAGGTTTTGATGTATCGTCCCTATACAAATACTGCTGTAATCCAGGAAGATCAACATATCACCATGAGTATTTCACAGTCCAATATATTTCAAAAAAGTACCAACCTACTTGCTGATTTCGGACTGACTACCTTGGATTTCATATACACTGTCCCGCTCACAAAAAACTGCGAATTTTCTTTTGAGTATCCTTTTTATTATGTTTCAAGAGGCTTTCTCGACAAACCTCTTGATTTTGTGCATACGACGCTTGGCATCACGACAACTAGAGAAAATCAGGGACATATAGACAATCAGCTTACATACAGAGTTACAAACAAAATAGCAAAGAAAAACCCCTACTTTGCTTCGGGCAATACACAAATAGAGATAAAATACCTCCTCTACAACAAGAAAAAACTTTCCTTTGCCATGAATGCCGGCATAAAAATACCTTTGGGAAAACCGAGTGACGGTTTTACCAACGGAAAAGTCGATTACATGTACGGAATCGCCCTGCAAAAAGAGTACCACTCTGTTGCATGGGTGGCCAATGCTGTGCTTACCTACAACGGAGAGAGAAGACTTTCTCAGGAAATTGTCTCCAAAAGGGTACGCTATTTTTTCTTTCTGGCAAACCAGTTTTCTCTAAAGTCCCTGTTGCCTTTAACATTTTTTGATAGATGGAAATTTCTGTTTGCCTACCAGTATTTATCTGCTCCCTATGAAAGTCAAGACAAGAAATTCAGCAGCTATTCCCATTTTTTACAGTTTGCCTTAAGAAACTATCTGGATAAAGAACGTTATCTGGAACTCTTTTTTAACCAAAACACCATACCAAGAAACAATGAAGCCGATGTTACATTTGGTCTTACTTATCACTTTTAA
- a CDS encoding ABC transporter ATP-binding protein: MIELKNVTKYFKTDGQKKYILKNVTLTIPSGVNLGIVGRNGAGKSTLLRMLGGIDFPTVGTITSPNSFSWPMGLAGGFQGSMTGRQNVKFVCRIYGKREEELQEVIEHVREFAEIGDYFDMPIKLYSSGMKSRLSFGLSLAFDFDYLIIDETLSVGDENFKKKAKDALMKKIERSNVLLVSHSMADLRKICDAGILIDDGKIFYYEEIDDAINAYHNINIAKTKKNGVASSAIYCSDGKCFDNINDAASFYKIRPMSIIQALNENNGSNVYLKKVFWRDGQNKLPFQNWENVVAMETLISSDGVIFENALEAAFFYMERFPKKNIGKMHVAEVMQHENGFSKTLNVKFYYLSEYQ; the protein is encoded by the coding sequence ATGATAGAACTCAAAAATGTAACCAAATATTTTAAAACAGATGGTCAGAAAAAGTATATTTTAAAAAATGTGACACTTACGATTCCCTCCGGCGTCAACCTTGGAATAGTCGGAAGAAACGGAGCAGGGAAGTCTACACTGCTTCGTATGCTTGGCGGCATTGACTTTCCCACTGTCGGTACCATTACTTCCCCAAACAGCTTCTCCTGGCCTATGGGCCTGGCGGGTGGCTTTCAAGGCTCTATGACAGGGCGGCAAAATGTAAAGTTTGTCTGCCGAATATACGGAAAAAGAGAAGAGGAACTTCAAGAAGTTATAGAACATGTACGGGAGTTCGCCGAAATAGGAGACTACTTTGACATGCCTATAAAACTTTACTCAAGCGGGATGAAGTCCCGACTGAGTTTTGGTTTGAGTTTGGCTTTTGATTTTGATTATCTGATTATAGATGAAACACTCTCCGTTGGGGATGAAAACTTTAAGAAAAAAGCCAAAGATGCGCTGATGAAAAAAATCGAGCGATCAAATGTACTTCTTGTCAGTCACTCTATGGCAGATTTAAGAAAGATTTGTGATGCGGGAATATTGATCGATGATGGAAAAATATTTTACTATGAAGAGATAGACGATGCCATAAATGCCTACCATAATATAAACATTGCCAAAACCAAAAAAAACGGTGTGGCATCATCTGCCATATACTGCAGTGACGGGAAATGTTTTGACAACATCAATGATGCTGCGAGTTTTTACAAAATACGCCCTATGAGCATTATTCAGGCACTCAACGAGAACAATGGTTCGAATGTCTATCTGAAAAAAGTATTTTGGAGAGACGGGCAGAACAAACTGCCTTTTCAAAACTGGGAAAATGTTGTTGCCATGGAGACTCTCATCTCTTCAGACGGCGTTATCTTTGAGAATGCTCTTGAGGCCGCATTTTTTTATATGGAGAGATTCCCTAAGAAAAATATCGGTAAAATGCATGTTGCAGAAGTAATGCAACATGAAAACGGCTTTTCAAAAACATTAAATGTGAAATTTTATTATTTAAGTGAGTATCAATGA
- the hepT gene encoding type VII toxin-antitoxin system HepT family RNase toxin, translating to MQHKIDKKIARLHYYLKLLDEYKIDCKKRFLADPMYEGAILHYLYLISDGSIALAEMMIKYKSLSSPQSYYEAIDILGENNIIPREFAYQFAKIASFRNFLAHDYEKIDYVIICEEVLNKLDDIKQFIKYIEEAL from the coding sequence ATGCAGCATAAAATAGATAAAAAAATAGCAAGATTGCATTATTATTTAAAGTTACTGGATGAATATAAAATAGATTGTAAAAAAAGATTTCTTGCAGATCCAATGTATGAAGGTGCTATACTCCATTATTTGTATTTAATAAGCGATGGTTCAATTGCATTGGCAGAAATGATGATAAAATACAAATCTTTAAGTTCTCCTCAAAGTTATTATGAAGCTATTGATATTTTAGGAGAAAATAATATTATACCACGTGAATTTGCTTATCAATTTGCAAAAATTGCATCATTTAGGAACTTTTTAGCTCATGATTATGAAAAAATTGATTATGTAATCATATGCGAAGAGGTTTTAAATAAGTTAGATGATATAAAACAATTTATAAAATATATAGAGGAAGCACTTTAA
- a CDS encoding polysaccharide biosynthesis/export family protein, whose product MIKTILLAFMLSTALFGVEFSNLNSEEMAKDMNSSFVDASTRVFGYNLFNGSFSKNRQYRYNPDYLISIGDTINLKLWGSFDFETKVTVDSQGNIFIPKVGTVKVVGIRNDRLSQTLQNAVKKVFKKSVYVYADLESYQPVSIFVTGAVNKPGLYEGLSSDSVIQFIDKARGIDAKSGSYRNIKVLRQNKEIYHVDLYTFLLSGSLKLFQFHMGDVIVVETIKNYIEITGDVKRPYRFEMLSNSVTLRDILKVVLPNPTLTNFTVTKYNQDNEQSINIYAIKDNLDMKIYSGESVNFIPDHNSKDIKVEISGEHSNIHNLVVKKGTTLQEVFEKIKITDLSDPNSFQLYRKSIAQKQKNLLNAQLDDLAAKTLTAGSLTTEEAMIRKQESQLVINFIDRARKVEFKGQVIINKDSNLSQIYLEEGDTIFIPKKNRMVIVQGEVMLPGAQTYVENMTFEDYINACGGFNFRANTDQILIIQKNGKVITYDDNTFFGKSYHVKPGDSILVLSKVDTKYLQVVKDITQIVYQIAVGAAVVLRF is encoded by the coding sequence ATGATAAAAACAATACTTTTGGCTTTTATGCTCAGCACTGCTCTTTTTGGAGTAGAGTTTTCAAATCTCAACAGTGAGGAAATGGCAAAAGATATGAACAGCTCTTTTGTGGATGCCTCAACGCGTGTTTTCGGATACAACCTTTTTAACGGTAGTTTTTCCAAAAACAGGCAGTATAGATATAACCCTGACTATCTTATCAGCATAGGCGATACTATCAATCTGAAATTGTGGGGTTCGTTTGATTTTGAAACAAAAGTGACGGTTGATTCGCAGGGAAATATTTTTATTCCCAAAGTTGGGACTGTCAAAGTTGTCGGCATACGCAACGACCGCTTGAGCCAAACACTGCAAAATGCTGTCAAAAAGGTTTTTAAAAAAAGTGTTTATGTTTATGCGGATCTGGAATCCTACCAGCCTGTGAGCATCTTTGTGACGGGTGCTGTAAACAAGCCTGGTCTATATGAAGGGCTCTCTTCTGACTCTGTCATTCAGTTTATAGACAAGGCCAGAGGTATCGATGCAAAAAGCGGAAGCTACAGAAACATAAAAGTCTTGCGACAAAACAAAGAGATATATCATGTTGATCTGTACACTTTTTTACTGAGCGGTTCTTTGAAATTGTTTCAGTTTCATATGGGAGATGTTATAGTTGTTGAGACGATAAAAAACTACATAGAGATCACCGGAGATGTGAAACGACCGTACAGGTTTGAAATGTTGAGTAATTCGGTGACTCTGAGAGATATACTCAAAGTAGTTTTGCCAAATCCTACTCTGACTAACTTTACGGTAACAAAATACAATCAGGACAACGAACAGAGTATAAATATATATGCGATAAAAGATAATTTGGATATGAAAATCTACAGTGGTGAGAGTGTGAATTTTATTCCTGATCATAACTCAAAAGATATCAAAGTTGAAATCAGCGGAGAACACTCAAATATTCATAATCTTGTTGTAAAAAAGGGGACAACACTTCAGGAGGTGTTTGAAAAAATCAAGATTACAGACCTGTCAGATCCAAACTCTTTTCAACTGTATAGAAAAAGCATAGCACAAAAGCAGAAAAATCTGCTCAATGCACAGCTTGATGATTTGGCGGCAAAAACACTCACGGCAGGTTCTTTGACAACTGAAGAGGCTATGATACGAAAACAGGAATCTCAACTTGTGATAAACTTTATAGACAGAGCACGAAAAGTAGAATTTAAGGGGCAGGTTATCATTAACAAAGACAGCAACCTGTCTCAAATATACCTGGAAGAAGGCGATACAATCTTCATACCGAAAAAGAACCGTATGGTTATAGTGCAGGGAGAGGTTATGCTCCCCGGTGCACAGACATATGTGGAAAATATGACATTTGAAGACTACATCAATGCCTGTGGCGGTTTTAACTTCAGAGCCAATACTGACCAGATACTCATCATACAAAAAAACGGAAAAGTCATTACCTATGATGACAATACATTTTTTGGCAAAAGCTACCATGTAAAACCAGGCGACTCTATCCTGGTTTTAAGCAAAGTAGATACAAAATATCTCCAGGTTGTAAAAGACATTACACAGATAGTCTATCAAATTGCAGTCGGTGCAGCTGTCGTACTGCGATTTTAG
- the mntA gene encoding type VII toxin-antitoxin system MntA family adenylyltransferase antitoxin, which translates to MTLHTIIMNKLVAMDDILFAYLFGSYAKNRQTQGSDIDIAIYLNSYSLDKELQVNYELSKLLKKDVDLVILNHTRNLFLLESILKDGIVLKDNGLRIDFELKKQHELLDYKSFRAYIDAA; encoded by the coding sequence ATGACTTTGCATACAATAATTATGAATAAATTGGTAGCGATGGATGATATCTTATTTGCTTATTTGTTTGGTTCTTATGCAAAAAACCGGCAAACACAAGGGAGCGATATAGATATAGCCATTTATCTTAATAGCTATAGTTTAGATAAAGAGTTGCAGGTTAATTACGAATTATCTAAACTATTAAAGAAAGATGTAGATTTAGTTATTTTAAATCATACAAGAAATCTTTTTCTGCTTGAAAGTATTTTGAAGGATGGTATTGTTTTAAAAGATAATGGACTACGAATAGATTTTGAATTGAAAAAACAACATGAATTACTAGATTATAAATCTTTTAGAGCTTATATTGATGCAGCATAA
- a CDS encoding capsule biosynthesis protein, whose product MHYFFGFSYWKHQFTEPFFPELNKKEICFINPFLKKNYFKLAMKKGLNEKATVYIWGKKSFPLVEEYAKEHKLKLYRVEDGFIRSVGLGSDLTQPYSLVVDSKGIYFDPTNRSDLEHILQTYTFDTALLQRAKNVQNFLLQEKLSKYNLYENIKLNVPKDQKIVLVPGQVEDDASIRYGANGMTNLMLLRLARQNAKDAYIIYKPHPDVLVGNRVGHIEEKTALEFADEVVTEVGLESVLEVADEIHTMTSLVGFEALMRGKKVFTYGMPFYAGWGLTKDTAKIKYRNRKLSVLELIAATLIIYPRYLDPNKKELCQIENVLYLLKNEKELYQNAPCKKLQNKIRNYISRKLQLILRIIAMKG is encoded by the coding sequence GTGCATTATTTTTTCGGATTTTCATATTGGAAACATCAGTTTACAGAACCTTTTTTTCCGGAGCTTAACAAAAAAGAGATCTGTTTTATCAACCCTTTTTTGAAAAAAAACTATTTTAAGCTTGCCATGAAAAAAGGTTTGAATGAAAAAGCAACTGTCTATATCTGGGGGAAAAAATCTTTTCCTCTGGTTGAAGAGTATGCAAAAGAGCATAAACTCAAACTTTACAGAGTAGAAGACGGTTTCATCCGTTCTGTCGGGCTTGGGTCCGATCTGACTCAGCCCTACTCTCTTGTTGTTGATTCAAAGGGGATATATTTTGATCCAACAAACAGAAGTGATTTGGAGCATATTTTACAAACATATACTTTCGATACAGCTCTTTTGCAAAGAGCCAAAAATGTTCAAAACTTCCTTTTGCAAGAGAAGCTCTCCAAGTATAATCTCTATGAAAACATCAAGCTCAATGTTCCCAAAGATCAAAAGATAGTCCTGGTACCCGGGCAGGTAGAAGATGATGCCTCCATACGATATGGTGCCAATGGTATGACAAACCTCATGCTCCTACGCCTGGCACGCCAAAATGCCAAAGATGCCTACATCATTTACAAGCCGCATCCGGATGTGCTTGTGGGTAACAGAGTTGGGCATATAGAAGAAAAAACAGCTCTTGAATTTGCGGATGAAGTTGTCACAGAAGTTGGGCTTGAGAGTGTTTTGGAGGTTGCTGACGAGATTCACACTATGACCTCTCTTGTCGGTTTTGAAGCACTGATGCGGGGTAAAAAAGTTTTTACCTACGGCATGCCTTTTTATGCAGGATGGGGACTCACCAAAGATACGGCAAAGATAAAATACAGAAACAGAAAACTCTCTGTGCTCGAACTTATTGCAGCCACACTCATTATTTACCCAAGGTATCTTGACCCGAACAAAAAAGAGCTGTGTCAAATAGAAAATGTGCTGTATTTATTGAAAAACGAAAAAGAGCTTTACCAAAATGCCCCCTGTAAAAAACTGCAAAACAAAATTCGCAACTACATCAGTAGAAAATTACAACTTATTTTGCGTATAATTGCAATGAAAGGTTAA
- a CDS encoding DUF2279 domain-containing protein has translation MLFKSMFLFLFVMLQTSNADWAVNSAAKTVNDYTLLTKDQVTGAVIDNLAVDVMIAAWGYKYWKWGKKSFHFQTEPWFEKDSKTGGSDKTGHLYMTYLLSRVLASRMQDRGWSLQKSSLFGALSGMLSMTLLEVGDGTSNYGFSKEDLAADALGAGLAYLIRAYPRADDFIDIRLEYLPTSDYLKGGDNTTDYSGMKHLVAFKMSGFDSLKNSYWSLLEFQVGYYARGYRSFDTQPQSQHIYAGVGISLANLAKRTNINILKNLFEFYQPGHTYIEQDLWSR, from the coding sequence TTGTTATTCAAATCAATGTTTTTATTTCTGTTTGTAATGCTTCAAACATCGAATGCTGACTGGGCTGTCAATTCAGCTGCAAAAACAGTGAATGACTATACACTTTTGACAAAAGATCAGGTAACAGGGGCGGTGATTGACAACCTTGCAGTGGATGTGATGATAGCAGCCTGGGGATACAAATACTGGAAATGGGGAAAAAAATCTTTTCATTTTCAAACAGAACCATGGTTTGAAAAAGATTCAAAAACCGGCGGATCTGACAAAACAGGCCATCTTTATATGACTTATCTTCTTTCACGTGTTTTAGCCTCCCGTATGCAAGATCGCGGATGGAGCCTACAGAAATCTTCACTTTTTGGTGCCTTGTCCGGTATGCTCTCCATGACACTGCTAGAAGTTGGAGACGGAACCAGTAACTATGGTTTTTCAAAAGAAGACCTGGCTGCTGATGCTCTTGGTGCGGGTTTAGCCTACCTCATTCGTGCCTATCCTAGAGCTGATGATTTTATAGATATACGACTGGAGTATCTGCCGACAAGTGACTATTTAAAGGGCGGGGACAACACTACCGACTATTCAGGCATGAAACACCTTGTCGCATTTAAAATGTCCGGTTTTGATTCACTCAAAAACAGTTACTGGAGTCTGCTCGAATTTCAGGTAGGCTATTACGCAAGAGGCTACCGTTCTTTCGATACACAGCCACAGAGCCAACATATTTATGCAGGCGTAGGCATTAGTTTGGCGAACTTGGCAAAAAGAACAAATATCAATATACTCAAAAACCTGTTTGAATTTTACCAACCGGGGCACACTTATATTGAACAAGATTTATGGAGTCGTTAA